DNA sequence from the Methanothermobacter thermautotrophicus genome:
ATCTTTGCAAGGTGTATATGGTAAAAAATGTCCCAACCGAAAGGCCACTGATACCTAGGGGTTAAGGAAAGAGCAAGCAGAAACACCATCAGTGATGGTATGAACATCAAAAACCGGTTATCCGACTTATCCATGATTATTATATCCTGATATCAGTCAACCGTGAGAACTTGAGTTAATAAATATTCTCTCCGACGGTTTGATTTAAGTTTTTCCATGATAAATCCCAGAGATGCTGATTAACCTGTGATGGGAAGAAGCTATGGGAAAAAATTCAACTCAACTTATTCCAGATGAGACTCAGATTCTTCTACCTGCCTCAATAGACTTTATAATTCTAGAACATTCCCCTGCAGCTTTTTTTCGCTTAAATGCGCTGGCGATCCTCCCTATGGACTCAAGGGTCCTGATGGTGGTATCAAGCCAGCTGAAGATATCCCCCGGGTAGGCATGAATCTGGTATCTGGATAGAAGGCTTCTGCTTATCTCCACCGGATCCCTGCCACTGATACGCTCTGCTATAACATGTTCGGATAGTCTACGCTGGATGCACCCACAGAATGGTCTGTCCCTGCATTCACAGGATAGGAAATCCATCTGCAGGTTAAGAACAGCCTCCTGAAGTTTACTGTCAAGCTTCACAAGGTTATCTCCATCTGAGAGTATATCAAGGGTTGAATCCGCCATCAGATTCATTGAGAACCTTGACCCGGCCGCCCTGCTGAAGGCACGGTGCAACCTCCCTGATAGATATGCTCCCTCAAAGGGTTCCAGCTCCAGTGCAATGTCAAGGGGCCCCCTGGAAGACCCCTTAAGGTTGCCCCTTATGTACTCGGCATCGGCCACCCCTATGAATGACTTTGAGACCGCCATACCGTATCTGGTGGCGCGGAGGCCCCCATCCCTCACTATCATACCATGGGATTCAAGGATTTCAAGTGCTCCCTCCGGGTCCAGGGGCCATGAAGGGTCAGGAGCGATCTCAGATTCTGAACTGACAGCACCGGAGGTTATGTCTGCCAGGAGGTTCTCAAGGACATCCTCCTCTGTGTAATTCACATCCACCGGGTCAGGGCCGCTTTCAAGGAGTTTGAGTGCCATGGCCTCCTCTGACTCACCATCAAATTCCATCCCAATCTCTGCAAGGACATATACGACGCCGCGGTCATGGTAGGATGGTCTGCCGGCCCTTCCAAGCATCTGTGCAAATTCGTTGGGCATGAGCCACCTGTTTCCCATGAGAAGTGTTTCAAAGACGACCTGTGATGCTGGAAAATCCACCCCAGCGGCGAGGGCGGCAGTTGTGACTATTGCTGCGAGTTCCTGGGATGCGAAGGCCCTTTCTATGCGCTGCCTTTCCCTGTAGGATAAACCTGCATGGTAAGCTGCGGCCCTCACACCCCTGCGTGTCAGGTAATCTGCAATGAGCCTCGTCTTTCTGCGGGAATTTGTGAAGATTATTGTCTGGCCGCGAAAGCCCTTCTCTGATTCTGTGGAGAATTCCCTCTCAGCAAGCCTTAGTATGAGGTTCTTCTTGTCCTCCTCACCCCTAGAGAATACTAGGTGCCTCTCAAGGGGGACCGGTCTCCTTTCATACTCAACCAGTTTAAGGCCGAACTCGGAGGCAACCTCCCGTGTGTTCTTCACGGTTGCAGAGAGTGCTATTATCTGGGCCTCCGGGAAGAGCCTCCTTATGCGCTTTATCATCCCCTTGAGCCTTGAACCCCTCTCCTCATCCTCAAGGGTGTGGATCTCATCAATGACAACCACGCCAGCATCCCCCAGGATGTCTGACCTCCCTGCCCTCAGGATGTAGTCCATACCCTCATAGGTTCCCACCACTATGTCAGCCTTGCTCACATCTGTCTCCGGGATTCTGAGTTCATCCCTTGCCTTTATACGGCTCATACCCACCTTTATGGCTGTTTCGAGTTTGAGGGGTGAGTATCTCCTTCTGAAGTCCCGGTACTTCTGGTTGGCCAGGGCTACCAGGGGTGTGAGGTATATGAATTTTTCACCCCCCATTGCCCTGGGTATGCCTGCAAGTTCCGCTATGAGGGTCTTTCCGCTTGCAGTTGCAGATACTACCATGATGTCCTCGCCGTCAAGGAGCCCCGCATCCACTGCAAGGACCTGTACAGGCCTCAGCACAGTGTTACCCTCCCTTTTAAGCATCCTCTTAAATTTTTCAGGGATTGCAAGTTTATCAACCGGCACGCGGGGGGTCCTGTCTGAGCCGGATGTCACGGTATCATAGCGGGTCAGTTCATGGTTCTCAAGGGGATCGAAGCGGGGGGACATCATCTCCAGTATCTTATCAAGGCTTACACCGCGCCGGATAAGTCTCCTGAAGTTCCTGAATGTTGATCTGTCCATACCTGCAAATTTAAGCTCCCTCTTTATGAGCTCGTCAACGCATCTTGAACATATTACCTGGCCGGCGTGCACCGTCGAGGACCTTGAACTTACAATTGTGAGGTAGCCCTCATGGAGGCAGTGCTGGCATACCCTTGCATACCGGTACCTGATGCCATAGGATGAGAGAAGATCCTCAATCTCCGGGTCACGTCCTGTTAGAATAACTGCCTGCTTCTTCAATAATTTAAGGGCCTCCGATGGTTTCCTGACGGTTTCGCGTTCATCCCTTTCAACAGTGAAGCGTGATATCTTGGGCCCGGAATCTGTGCTCCTGATTTTGATTCTGCCCCAGTAACCCGGTTTTCTGCGCGTGTTGAGGACCTTCTTTGGGTTTCCTGCGGGTATAAAATCAACTGACCTTTTCCTTCTGTTTAAAACTATCATTATATCTCTCAAAAAATTAAAAAAATCAGGGCTGCTCCTTCTTCTTGAGGAGCTCAACCGCCATTTCCCTTAATTTGAACTTCTGAACCTTTCCACTTGCAGTGAGGGGGAACTCGTCCACAAAGAAGACGTGCTTCGGAACCTTGTATCTTGCTATTCTCTGGATGGCATAGTCCCTCACGTCCTCCTCCAGGATGTCTGCGCCCTCCTCTCTTATGACGAAGGCTCCGACTATCTCCCCGTACTTCTCATCGGGTATGCCCACCACCTGCACGTCCTTTATTCCAGGCATGGTGTGGAGGAACTCCTCTATCTCCCGGGGGTAGATGTTCTCCCCTCCCCTTATGATCATGTCCTTTATTCTTCCTACGATGGAGTAGTAGCCGTCCTCATCCATAACCGCGAGGTCACCACTGTGGAGCCAGCCATCCTCATCGATGGCCTCCTTAGTCATCTCGGGCATCTTGTAGTACCCCTTCATGACGTTGTAGCCGCGGCAGCATATCTCACCTGGTTCTCCGGGTCCAAGTTCCTCTCCTGTTTCAGGGTCGACGATCTTGACCTCAATGTGGGGTAGGGGTGTTCCCACTGTCTCAACGCGCTTCTCTATGGGGTCGTCCACACTTGTCTGTGTGAATACCGGTGATGCCTCTGTGAGGCCGTAGGCTATGGTGACCTCCTT
Encoded proteins:
- a CDS encoding DUF5814 domain-containing protein, encoding MIVLNRRKRSVDFIPAGNPKKVLNTRRKPGYWGRIKIRSTDSGPKISRFTVERDERETVRKPSEALKLLKKQAVILTGRDPEIEDLLSSYGIRYRYARVCQHCLHEGYLTIVSSRSSTVHAGQVICSRCVDELIKRELKFAGMDRSTFRNFRRLIRRGVSLDKILEMMSPRFDPLENHELTRYDTVTSGSDRTPRVPVDKLAIPEKFKRMLKREGNTVLRPVQVLAVDAGLLDGEDIMVVSATASGKTLIAELAGIPRAMGGEKFIYLTPLVALANQKYRDFRRRYSPLKLETAIKVGMSRIKARDELRIPETDVSKADIVVGTYEGMDYILRAGRSDILGDAGVVVIDEIHTLEDEERGSRLKGMIKRIRRLFPEAQIIALSATVKNTREVASEFGLKLVEYERRPVPLERHLVFSRGEEDKKNLILRLAEREFSTESEKGFRGQTIIFTNSRRKTRLIADYLTRRGVRAAAYHAGLSYRERQRIERAFASQELAAIVTTAALAAGVDFPASQVVFETLLMGNRWLMPNEFAQMLGRAGRPSYHDRGVVYVLAEIGMEFDGESEEAMALKLLESGPDPVDVNYTEEDVLENLLADITSGAVSSESEIAPDPSWPLDPEGALEILESHGMIVRDGGLRATRYGMAVSKSFIGVADAEYIRGNLKGSSRGPLDIALELEPFEGAYLSGRLHRAFSRAAGSRFSMNLMADSTLDILSDGDNLVKLDSKLQEAVLNLQMDFLSCECRDRPFCGCIQRRLSEHVIAERISGRDPVEISRSLLSRYQIHAYPGDIFSWLDTTIRTLESIGRIASAFKRKKAAGECSRIIKSIEAGRRI